Part of the Mycobacteriales bacterium genome is shown below.
TCCTGGTCGGGCAGGACGCGCTGGCCGGGACCATCGTGTGGGACAAGCTCTACCGGTTGGATCGTCATGCCCGCCACGGCCACCTGAAGATGGCCGTCAGCGCGGTGGACAACTGCCTGTGGGACCTGCGCGGCAAGGCCTTCGACGCCCCGGTCCACCAACTGCTCGGCGGGCCGTCCCGGGAGCGGATCCCGGCGTACGCCTCCACCCTGGGCACCTCGCACGACCCGGCCGACGTGCAGTCGGTCGCGGAGGGGCTGGTCAAGGAGGGCTACGCCGCGCAGAAGTGGTTCCTCGCCCACGGACCGGGGGAGGGCGCGGACGGGCTCGCCCGCAACGTCGAGCTGGCCGGGCGGGTCCGGGCGGCGGTCGGGTCGGGCACCCGGCTGATGTTCGACGCCTTCATGGGCTGGGATCTCGCGCATGCCCGGGACTGGGCGCGGCAGGTGGAGGGCCTCGACCCGTCCTGGCTGGAGGAGCCGTTCTCACCGACCCAGTACCCGGCGTTCGTCGAGTTGCACCGCGCGACCCGGGTCCCGCTCGCGGCCGGCGAACATCTCTACGACCGCGCCGACGTCCTGCCCTATCTGCGGGACGGGACGCTGACCGCGCTGCAGTGCGATCCGGAATGGTGCGGGGGAGTGACCGAGCTGGTGCGCATCACGGCGCTCGCCGAGAGCTTCGGGGTCCCGGTCATACCGCACGGCCACGGGGTGCATGCCGCCCTGCACGTGGTGGCGAGCCAGTCCCCGGCGACCTGCCCGATGGTGGAGTACCTGTTCCTCGCCATGCCCGGGCGCTACCAGTTCGAGAAGAACCCGCCGGCGCCCGAGGGCGGGTCGGTCGCAGTGCCCACCGCGCCGGGGTTCGGCATCGAGCTCGACCCGGCCCGGGTCGCGTCGACGTACCTCTGGACCGGGGCCGCCCAGCAGGCCTGAGGGTCAGCCGGTCGGAGCCGGCG
Proteins encoded:
- a CDS encoding enolase C-terminal domain-like protein — protein: MRKITITAVEVLAVQGPVPDGTPGFRQGQAKLIHAYAEHRPGSDRVRSQPGPESGPRQREALYLRVGTDSDVEGFYGPIDREAAWPIVDMLAGFLVGQDALAGTIVWDKLYRLDRHARHGHLKMAVSAVDNCLWDLRGKAFDAPVHQLLGGPSRERIPAYASTLGTSHDPADVQSVAEGLVKEGYAAQKWFLAHGPGEGADGLARNVELAGRVRAAVGSGTRLMFDAFMGWDLAHARDWARQVEGLDPSWLEEPFSPTQYPAFVELHRATRVPLAAGEHLYDRADVLPYLRDGTLTALQCDPEWCGGVTELVRITALAESFGVPVIPHGHGVHAALHVVASQSPATCPMVEYLFLAMPGRYQFEKNPPAPEGGSVAVPTAPGFGIELDPARVASTYLWTGAAQQA